Part of the Brassica oleracea var. oleracea cultivar TO1000 chromosome C8, BOL, whole genome shotgun sequence genome is shown below.
CTCAGTTAGCCTTCCGCGCTTTTTTCTCTTATTTCCTCAACTCACAAAAACTCACTCCAATCATTTTGAACTCCCTTTTGCTCCTAACTATCTCTTCCAACCTCCTAGCCTTCAATAATGAGGAATCAAATTTCAAAAAAGTAACAAGAGGACAGTATGTCACAAGGTTCATATGCACCATTGGTGCTTCTGCCGGATTTGGTCTAGTCTTATCATTACAACAGGTAGCCTTCCGTAAAGTCCTAAAGAGGCAAACATTCTCAGAAGTTATGGATATGATAATCTACGTGAGTCTAGTGGCCAGTTGTGTTAGCTTGGTGGGGCTTTTCTCTAGCGGAGAGTGGAAAACTTTGAGCAGTGAAATGGATCGCTACAAGCTTGGAAAGGTGTCGTACGTTATGAACCTAGTGTGGACGGCTGTTATCTGGCAGGTATTCAACATTGGTGGCACGGGGCTGATCTTCGAGCTTTCCTCTCTGTTCTCAAATGCTATAAGCGCGTTGGGACTGCCTGTGGTTCCTGTACTGGCTGTCATCATTTTCCATGACAAAATGAATGGGTTGAAGGTGATTTCTATGATCTTAGCTTTTTGGGGTTTCATGTCATATGTCTACCAACACTATCTTGATGATAAAAACTTGAAGAAAAGTATTGGAATCCCAACAAGTGGATCCTCTGACTCACCAGAAGCAAAAGGGTCAGGTGGGCAAAAGATACAGACTTCAGCCTAGTTTAAACATAATATATTTGGGATGCAACTCAAGTGAAGTCTGAGCGTGATTTTTTTCCCTATTTGCGTCATTGCAACAGTTAGTAGGCTTGGGTTAAACTAAATAATTAAATATTGTGATGTAGTTTTAAAGAAGACTACCCAAATAAGATTAGCTCAGTATAAAATCTTCTGGGTCGACGATTGACTTCTCCACGATAACCTACCATATAACATCAGATCCTCACCGAATTATGACCTCATGTTAGATCTTCACGAATTGAAAGTTGCAAACTTATTTGTCTCCGAAATGATAGTTCGAAAGTTAATTACCCATAAAAATAGTTTTAATCGGCTTACTTGTTTCAAATCGGTTTATTCTTAACCAAATAATATAAATCAACTAAACCAATCAAAAATCCATTTTTATATATAAACTATTTTGTTGAACTTCTTACAACGAGAAAGTCAAATATTATTGACTAAACGACGACGTGAGGTGGATTGTGTTGGGAGACGACGCGACTGTGTTCTTTTACGGAGAATCTGTTAAGTGTTACGATCACAAGCAGTTCTATTACATCGGAAGCTCATCGGAGAGCCACATTCAGAATCTGAAATTCTCTTACGGGATGGCTTAGTTATATTGGCTAAAGCATTGGAAAATATACAAGATCGGTGTATTCAGAGATACCCAGATTTGTACGGTTCCGATAATCGGATTCAAGCTTGTATGGCTGAGTTTAGTGTTCTATTATTCCTCTGTTTTGGTTATTCCTCTCATTTTTGGTTAAATATATTATATCTAGCCTAGAATGATTAAAAGGAAGACAACGACTGTTGCCTGACAGAGTTCCACCGGAGACAATGCGTTTTAGACTAGACGGCGGAGGAGGACAGATTGTGGCACCTGGATTGTGGAGATACTCCGAGATGATGCGTGAAGTCGCATAAGGAGAAACGGAGCTTAACGGCTTTAGGAAGACCGTATCTTGTGCAGCAAGATTGGTTCGGGATGACTTCAATACCACACGCCTTTGCCTTTCACAGCTTTTGTTCTCACCAGCAAACTGAAATAGAGATGAGTAGATTCATGAGGAGAAGGAGTTTGATCATGAGAGAAGATCAGTTTTCCACCATGGCTAGGGCTAATGGTGTTGGTGAATGAGATGATGATAATTGTTTTGTGGATTTTTAATGTCAAAACCCCTCAATTATGTTTCATTGGGGTATACCCCCCCAATTATTGATTCAACGTGGAAACCCCAACTCACTTATCTGAGTGTAACAGCCCCTCTGTTAATTTTACGGTTTAAACAACACAACAGTTTTAAACCAAACAACACAACATTTTTTAAACTACATGTTGAGTTTTGATTATTTTTTAAACTACATGATTTCTTAATAAAAACAACACAACATTTATTTAAAACATCAGGTAGTTTAACTTTTTTTTTTTTTTTTTTTTTTTTTTTTTTTTGTTAACCTGGGGGTATCCCAGGCCCATGGAGAGGCCCGGACTAATCCCCAAGGGGAGGTGCAGCCCACGGATAGACCATCTCTCCGGGTATTCAAATGGGCCCTAAAGCATAGGCCCATATCCGTGTTGGGTGACCAGGATAATTGTGACTTAGTTTCGCGCAGCAGGTGGATTGAACCTGAAACGTGTTGGCGTCTCAGTCCCGTCTCCTTACCACTCGACCACAATCACCCGGTCAAAGGTAGTTTAACCTATGACACGCTTTCTCTAATCTCCCAACTATTTCTCAAACTATCGAGAGAAAGAGATGACGACTCTTACGTTTTTCAAATTCTGGGGTTTTGAATTTCAATTCTGAGAATCGAAAGAGGGTTAATACGACAGAGGCTGAGAGAGTCGTTTTGTGTTTCGTGTGTTCTGTGTCAAAATCAAAAAGGGACAGTGAAGGAAGCCTTAGACAAACTGAAGCAAGAGGGTTAAAAAGTTGTCTGCGATTGGAGCTTTAAGGATGAACACGTAAAATACTTTTTTTTTTTTTGAAAAAGGCTTTCATATTTAAAGGTAAACAGTTACAAGATAAGACCAAAAGTCTTATAGTTGGGTAAAGTCTGCATGGAAATTGGATCCCAACCTATGGTAGAACAAAGGAAGAGAGTAGAAGAGCGACACTACAATGAAAGACAATTTTTAGAGATGAGAACCACGACCGCGGCGGCCTCGCTTTCCCTTCCCTCGAACCGTTTTCCATTCCATGTCTTGGTACTTGACTAGAGGTTTAGTCTCCCTCGCACCTCTTGTCAAGCTGAGCGAGCAAGATGCACCTGTCTCAGCTTCATTCCCATCACCTAACAATGCGTAACGAGAAAGACTCTCAAAAGCACAAAAGGAAGGTGTTGTTGTTAAAGGATCAACAGCAAAAGTTCGTAGGACCTCAGTGTTGATAATGGTTGATGGAGAAGACTCCATAGTCGGTGTTGTAATGAGAGTAGATGGTGAATCTACTAATGTGGATAAAGTTTTGCAAGAGTTTAGGGAAACAAAGTTGGTCTTCTGTTCAGTGAGAGAAGTAAAGGTTGAAATTGCAAGCTTTGAGTGGCATGTATCACCGTGGTCAAGTACATCATCAGAAGCGGTTGAAGCATGAGGTTGATCAACCGTAAAAAAAGGTGGCAAAGCTGGGGAGATGTTAAGTTTGGACTGGAGATCTTCTATCTCTGTAGTATGTATCTCAGAAACAGGGGTATCACCTTCTGAATCTGCAGGGAGGAGGTTTGCATTGGCTTGTAGATTCTCTTTAGTGGTAGTCGGTGGTGATGATGTAGCGTTATTAGTTTTTTGAAGGACCTTATCAATATCCACTACTGGGATCTCAGAAGTTGTCTTTTTTGAATCTGATGAGGCGGACGCAGGCTGAGCGGACGAAGAAGGTAAAAGACACCTCTTTTCCTTGTGTCATAGATTACCACATCTCTCACACATAGAAGGGATCCATGTGTACTCAACAGCAACAAGGAAAATGTGACCTTGTTTATCATCCAATGCAATAAGCTTCGGGAAGTCTTTGTCTAGCTCCATCTCAACTAAAACCTTTGCTTCACCCATACTGGTGGGATCCAGTCGAGGTTTATGCGTAAGGATAGGCTCTCCTAGTCCCGATGCAACATGACTTATTCCTAATCTTGAGTAGCAACAGTCCGGGATATTCTTCAGATTGGCCCAGACCAGAAGAGTGGAGACTTCAGGGATTTTGAAAGAGCCCTCTGGAGTCCATAGCAGGACAAAAAGTAAGCAATCATCAATATGCCATACTCCTCGCTGAATTACCCAATGACGAGTAGGTTGGTGCGGTATATGAAACATGTAAGAGGAGTCCCCCAGCTTCTTACAACTGATTTTGCAGCTTCTACCCCAAATTTTATTGTCTACAGCATGTATCAAACCACCCGGTGGTAAAGAACACTTATGGAACTTCCCAATGATATACTCATCTTTATTTTCAGGACCTAGCCTAAGCACCTTCGAAGGAATAGATACCTCAGGTGTTCCATCAAGCCGGTAAGTTGGAGTGGCTGCGCGATAGAGATTCCGTGACTGAGGACTTAATCTCGCAGCCCACGGAAAGCGGAGACTCCCATCTGCTTTTAGTTCCGGTGGTGGAAGCTTCTCAATCGGAGGTTGGAGATTACGGGCAGGGTACTTACTTTTTGGTTGCTTGTTTAAGATCCCATCATTTAGAGTCGGCCAGATAGAAGCTAATTGATTCCCAACAATCGCAGGATCATAGTCTTTAGGAGTACATGGTTCAGAAGGAGTAGCCGGTGGTTTGAATAAGAGTGGTTTTGCCCAAAAACCTAAAGAAGGGACAAATTTCTGTGAAGCTTGAGGATCATTATCTGATGAGATTATTGGCAATTCATTAACCTCAGAAGTTGATATCTGCATCTGGTTTAGTGGAGGAAGAATCGTAATGTCAGACGACAAACCGTTTGTGACCACAAGACTTGATGAGTTCTGAAGCACGTTCGGGTCAGACGGCAAGACACTGCTGATAGAAGATACATCAAGAACACTGCCGGCTTGAGTAAGAGAGTCAAGGGTCTTTTGTTGAAGAATATCTCCTTCTAAACTCAAAGGAGCGTCAACGGTTTCAAGTAAGTGGACATTGGTTCCAGAAGCAATAGGAAGGGCGGTGGTTGGATGAGGGTAAGTGGTGGTTGTTTCAGTTGCAGGGTGAGTGGTGGCGGAAGCAGAAAAAACAGGAATTCCCGCGGTTGGAGAGACAGGAGGAGTCGAGATGGTTACATCAGCAGGAGGAGCGGTTGTTGTTACAAGTGAAGCTTCTGAATCATTCTCCAGCGAAGGTTTTGATGCAGGGGAGATGCGATTTGGACTTGACGACCATCGTCCAAGATATGGCCATCTAGGGTCAGGAGTAGGAGTATTCTGAAGCTCAGAACCATCATATGTGACGACACCGGAGGTCTTGGACAGGGCTTCATTGCTCTGCATATCTTCTTTACCAGGCTCCATCGGAGTGGAGAGCTCTAGCAGAGAAACCGTAGGAGAAGGGAGGTCCGTCATGAGATTGAGACGGAACAGGCGGCGACTCCGGTATAATTAGGTCGCCGAGATTTGTCGAATCGTCGATTTGAGGTCGCTTGTGTTTTCGTCGATTTTGGGGGTGCGTACAGCGCGTGAGCCCTCTCTCTTACTTTTCATGCCCAGGTAAAATACTTTTTTACTGATCCCTTTTGGTTTCATTGGTTTCATTATGAGTTTGAAGGGTTTGAAAATTTTATTGTTGTAAACAGGAGAATTCATGTTCGTTTACATGTTGGAGTATACTGGGCAGCAGATGGAACATACAATGGTGGTGAAAAAAAATGTTGTAGGATTAATTATATATAAAAATGGATTTTTGATTGGTATAGTCGATTTTAAATTATTTGGTTAAGAATAAACCAATTTGAAACCAGTAAACCAATTAAAACCATTGTTTATGGATAATTGATTTTTGAATTATCAATTCGGAGAAAAATAAATTTAAAACTTTCAATTCGTGGAGATCTAACACGAAGTCATAGTTTGGTGGAGATCTAATGCTATATAAAAGTTATCGTGAGAAAATAAATGCCGATTTCATGGAAATTGTCGGTTATAAGCGATGGGTTATAACTTATAAGTAACTGAGCAAAATGATTAAAACAAACATTTTTTATCACAAAGTTGGTCAACTTTTGTGTATATTTTCAAAATGATTAAAGCAAACATTTTTTTTTTTGTCTAGATTAAAGCAAACATTATTGATTTCTTATGCAACAACACTAAATTACTGGCTAAATAAATAAAGTTTCTTAGAGCGCTATTTCAAGAATTCTCCAAGTTAAGTGGAAGCAGAAAAATCAAAGTCAAAAAATCAAAAAAGAGCCTAGGGAGCCTGCTCTGATGTCTCTTTCAAGTTTCACCTGCATAGATATAAAAGGAGAAATTGCCATAAATACTATAGTATCATTTTTCATATTTACACTAATTATTTTTACGATCAGTGAAGTGTAAAAAATACTTATACCCATAGAGTTAACTAATCTAGACCTATAGTTTAAAGTTGAGGGGTGGGGTAGAATTTTTGGAATGTGAAATTTATGATTCTAATAAATATTTAAATAAATACTTAAAATATATAATTTTTTTAAATAGTTTCAAACATAATTTTCGATTTTCAAAAAAAATTTTTGAACAAAATTAAAAAAAATTCGAAAAAAAAAATTCAAAAAAAAATTTATAAAAAAATTCGAATTTGAAATAGTATAATTCGAAAACATAATTTTTTTAAAAATTTAATTTAAATAATGATTTATTATATATATATATATATTTATAGATAACAAGAGTATAAGAGTCTTTTGTCACTTAATGAAAAATGTATTTTTGAAAATGTCTCTTTAGTGGTGGTAAAGATGAAAAGTGATATCATGAAAGTGGTAAACATAAAATTTCTCATATAAAATGGACATGACTATTTACCAATAGGGCTGGGCAAAATATCGGTAAATTTTGATTTGATTCGTTATCCATTTCGATTCAAAATGAAAAATCCAGATATCCGTAACTCTACGAAGCAAAGCAAAGACTAAAAAGAAATATCCGTAAGAATCAAAGCAAATCACAAATATTAATATTTTTAGGAAGAATATTCAATCCGATCCGCTATATGCATAAAATGGATGCAAGATCTTCTTCATCGTTTTAAGCTATATGGGGCTTCTTCTTTTGTCTATCATCATTACCTTGATGAAATGGAGTTGATTAACTTCCACACAAACCATGTCAAGGAGGATACACAAATTTGATGGAATGTTGCATACATTCATGCATATATCTTATATAAAGCTCGTTTGTATAATTTTTGTAGTGGTCCATGCGAGTGGGATACATGTCTCTCTGTACAGCTTGAGCCTGTGTATCAACAAGGGCTGTTACTCATGGCTTACCATGTTTTCCCAAGGTTATTGAAGGTTCGAGTTGAGTTTCTTAAGAGCACCCACAACCATAAGTCCTTAACAGAAAATCCTTAACAACACTTTTTAGAATATTTTATTCTTTTTTTCTGTTTTTGTCCGAATTTTTTTTTTTAAAAAAGATTGGTCAATCGTGGGCTTCCACGCGGCAGTGGAGCCCACGCACAATGAAGAGATTATCAAAAATGAGATCCGTAATTAAGGACTGAAAAAGTCAATTGTAGCATAATCCTTAATAAAATGAGACCCACTAAATATTTTAATATTACTTTGCTAAAGATTTTGGCATAAAATCCGCTGTTGCGGTTGGTCTTAACCCATATACATAGGTTTCTTAGTTTGAGGGATTAACCAATTAGAGTCGAAAGATGTTATAAAACTATAAGATTTACCAGTTTTAATATAGCTTACAAAGATGCTAATGCACCATTCTGATTTATGGTTTAAGCGCACCTAAGATAAACAATCAGGAAATCATGTCGAACTATCCTTTGGGAAACAGAGCTTTGAACAAAATGTAAGTGAACATAAATAATGTAGCGAGATCCTCAGCCGTCCACTATTAAGTTGCAAAATAACTTAGACTTTCGTTTTGTAATTGGATGTGCTATGTTATGTTGCATATAAATTTCGTTAGTTTTTTTAAGTTGATTCTTATAACTAGATGTTTCATTTTAAGTTGATTTTTACATAAATATATTACATCTTAATGCAAATTCAAAAATGTCTCAAAAAACAACAGCTGGGCATTTGCATCCAGATGTGCATCATACAAAAACAAATGTCTTTTCTTGGAAAGATGGGGCAGACTTTGTCTGCCACGTTTTAGCTTAACCTCAGCATTATCTTGAGGAGAAAAAACTTCAAGACTAGCCAAAGAGAAACCTAAAAAATGTGTTCCTAAATAATCCACATGTCTAATCATAAGAGAACGATAGTCACACGGCACAATCCAAAAAGAATTCATAGAGACAAGGAAGTTTCAGTACTATTCAGCCTGAAAATCACACAAATAGTCTGTGTTATATTTGATGTTTCTCCACTAAGATGCAAAGGAATTTTTTCTGAGTAAATATTAGCTACACATAATTTTCATCTCGACTCAACTCATCTCTTGGTCAATAATAGTGCCATCTTCAAAAATTAAACTCATGACAGAATGAGAGATATTTATAAATTGAGCATTTACTTAATGTGGGGACATGTTACAATGAAAACTTAACAGTGATCGGTTCCTGATCACTAAATATATATAGCTATCATTTGGTAGCTTATTAGCAACCAAGAGAACTGATAATAAGATACTTAATACTTTAGCTCCTCATTGTCCATCTCCAAGGAGGTATATTCCACATCCACCATGAAGGGTGATCAAGAACTACAAGTCATCGGTGAGTAAGAATAAACCAGTTCCTGAAGAACTACTTTATGGTATCTTATTGTTAAATATATGAAACTACCTTACAAGTGACAACAAAATTACTATCATTAACTAATTTTTTTTGCAATATTTTCGCTCACTTACCAGTTCAGCAGGGAAAAGAACTAAATCCAACGGTTCAAGATGAAATCAACCAAACAGGAGTGCCTCACTCAAACATATACAAACGGTGGCTCCGGGTGATTGCCTACACATTCTTTGTCATTTCAGGACAATCAGTTGCTGCAATTCTAGGAAGAGTATACTATGACAATGGAGGAAAAAGCAAATGGCTAGCAACTGTAGTTCAACTTGTAGGCTTTCCTGTTCTGCTTCCATATTATCTCTTATCAATCAAAACACATGCAACAACTCATACAGATAGCAAAGCAGCCTCACCTAGAAACCGTGTATTAGTTTATGTAGCACTTGGTGTTCTTGTAGGAGCAGGTTGCTATCTTTACTCCATTGGACTGCTTTACCTACCTGTTTCCACCTTCTCCCTGATCTGTGCATCTCAGTTAGCCTTCAACGCTTTATTCTCTTATTTCCTCAACTCACAAAAACTCACTCCAATCATTTTGAACTCTCTTTTGCTCCTAACTATCTCTTCCACCCTCCTTGCCTTCAATAATGAGGAATCAAATTTCAAAAAAGTAACAAGAGGACAGTATTGTTAAAACACGTTTACAAAATGTTGGACGGTGATTACGGCTTGGACGGTGATTACGGCTTGGACGGTGGCCGTAAATGGAAATGAGTTTATCAACTCTTGTAGGCACCTACCAATCCTCATAATCTCTATAAATACCAAGCCATGCCATCACCTCACATTCATCCCAAAATCAAAATCACAGAGAGAAGTGAGGAAGAAGAAGAACGTGAGAGAGAGAAAAAAAAAAAAAAAAATTTCTTTTTCTTACGGGTATTTGGGATCGGGTTGAGAGAAAATTATTTAGAGAGTTTGGGTATTTTCTCCTATTATAACGAGAAAATTATTAATCGATTTCTCCGTTATAATTGAGAGATTGTAACTCCTATTATTTTTCTCGTAATAAATTCTTCAACCTTGTCCGTGGTTTTTACCCTTTGGGGTTTTCCACGTTAAATCNNNNNNNNNNNNNNNNNNNNNNNNNNNNNNNNNNNNNNNNNNNNNNNNNNNNNNNNNNNNNNNNNNNNNNNNNNNNNNNNNNNNNNNNNNNNNNNNNNNNNNNNNNNNNNNNNNNNNNNNNNNNNNNNNNNNNNNNNNNNNNNNNNNNNNNNNNNNNNNNNNNNNNNNNNNNNNNNNNNNNNNNNNNNNNNNNNNNNNNNNNNNNNNNNNNNNNNNNNNNNNNNNNNNNNNNNNNNNNNNNNNNNNNNNNNNNNNNNNNNNNNNNNNNNNNNNNNNNNNNNNNNNNNNNNNNNNNNNNNNNNNNNNNNNNNNNNNNNNNNNNNNNNNNNNNNNNNNNNNNNNNNNNNNNNNNNNNNNNNNNNNNNNNNNNNNNNNNNNNNNNNNNNNNNNNNNNNNNNNNNNNNNNNNNNNNNNNNNNNNNNNNNNNNNNNNNNNNNNNNNNNNNNNNNNNNNNNNNNNNNNNNNNNNNNNNNNNNNNNNNNNNNNNNNNNNNNNNNNNNNNNNNNNNNNNNNNNNNNNNNNNNNNNNNNNNNNNNNNNNNNNNNNNNNNNNNNNNNNNNNNNNNNNNNNNNNNNNNNNNNNNNNNNNNNNNNNNNNNNNNNNNNNNNNNNNNNNNNNNNNNNNNNNNNNNNNNNNNNNNNNNNNNNNNNNNNNNNNNNNNNNNNNNNNNNNNNNNNNNNNNNNNNNNNNNNNNNNNNNNNNNNNNNNNNNNNNNNNNNNNNNNNNNNNNNNNNNNNNNNNNNNNNNNNNNNNNNNNNNNNNNNNNNNNNNNNNNNNNNNNNNNNNNNNNNNNNNNNNNNNNNNNNNNNNNNNNNNNNNNNNNNNNNNNNNNNNNNNNNNNNNNNNNNNNNNNNNNNNNNNNNNNNNNNNNNNNNNNNNNNNNNNNNNNNNNNNNNNNNNNNNNNNNNNNNNNNNNNNNNNNNNNNNNNNNNNNNNNNNNNNNNNNNNNNNNNNNNNNNNNNNNNNNNNNNNNNNNNNNNNNNNNNNNNNNNNNNNNNNNNNNNNNNNNNNNNNNNNNNNNNNNNNNNNNNNNNNNNNNNNNNNNNNNNNNNNNNNNNNNNNNNNNNNNNNNNNNNNNNNNNNNNNNNNNNNNNNNNNNNNNNNNNNNNNNNNNNNNNNNNNNNNNNNNNNNNNNNNNNNNNNNNNNNNNNNNNNNNNNNNNNNNNNNNNNNNNNNNNNNNNNNNNNNNNNNNNNNNNNNNNNNNNNNNNNNNNNNNNNNNNNNNNNNNNNNNNNNNNNNNNNNNNNNNNNNNNNNNNNNNNNNNNNNNNNNNNNNNNNNNNNNNNNNNNNNNNNNNNNNNNNNNNNNNNNNNNNNNNNNNNNNNNNNNNNNNNNNNNNNNNNNNNNNNNNNNNNNNNNNNNNNNNNNNNNNNNNNNNNNNNNNNNNNNNNNNNNNNNNNNNNNNNNNNNNNNNNNNNNNNNNNNNNNNNNNNNNNNNNNNNNNNNNNNNNNNNNNNNNNNNNNNNNNNNNNNNNNNNNNNNNNNNNNNNNNNNNNNNNNNNNNNNNNNNNNNNNNNNNNNNNNNNNNNNNNNNNNNNNNNNNNNNNNNNNNNNNNNNNNNNNNNNNNNNNNNNNNNNNNNNNNNNNNNNNNNNNNNNNNNNNNNNNNNNNNNNNNNNNNNNNNNNNNNNNNNNNNNNNNNNNNNNNNNNNNNNNNNNNNNNNNNNNNNNNNNNNNNNNNNNNNNNNNNNNNNNNNNNNNNNNNNNNNNNNNNNNNNNNNNNNNNNNNNNNNNNNNNNNNNNNNNNNNNNNNNNNNNNNNNNNNNNNNNNNNNNNNNNNNNNNNNNNNNNNNNNNNNNNNNNNNNNNNNNNNNNNNNNNNNNNNNNNNNNNNNNNNNNNNNNNNNNNNNNNNNNNNNNNNNNNNNNNNNNNNNNNNNNNNNNNNNNNNNNNNNNNNNNNNNNNNNNNNNNNNNNNNNNNNNNNNNNNNNNNNNNNNNNNNNNNNNNNNNNNNNNNNNNNNNNNNNNNNNNNNNNNNNNNNNNNNNNNNNNNNNNNNNNNNNNNNNNNNNNNNNNNNNNNNNNNNNNNNNNNNNNNNNNNNNNNNNNNNNNNNNNNNNNNNNNNNNNNNNNNNNNNNNNNNNNNNNNNNNNNNNNNNNNNNNNNNNNNNNNNNNNNNNNNNNNNNNNNNNNNNNNNNNNNNNNNNNNNNNNNNNNNNNNNNNNNNNNNNNNNNNNNNNNNNNNNNNNNNNNNNNNNNNNNNNNNNNNNNNNNNNNNNNNNNNNNNNNNNNNNNNNNNNNNNNNNNNNNNNNNNNNNNNNNNNNNNNNNNNNNNNNNNNNNNNNNNNNNNNNNNNNNNNNNNNNNNNNNNNNNNNNNNNNNNNNNNNNNNNNNNNNNNNNNNNNNNNNNNNNNNNNNNNNNNNNNNNNNNNNNNNNNNNNNNNNNNNNNNNNNNNNNNNNNNNNNNNNNNNNNNNNNNNNNNNNNNNNNNNNNNNNNNNNNNNNNNNNNNNNNNNNNNNNNNNNNNNNNNNNNNNNNNNNNNNNNNNNNNNNNNNNNNNNNNNNNNNNNNNNNNNNNNNNNNNNNNNNNNNNNNNNNNNNNNNNNNNNNNNNNNNNNNNNNNNNNNNNNNNNNNNNNNNNNNNNNNNNNNNNNNNNNNNNNNNNNNNNNNNNNNNNNNNNNNNNNNNNNNNNNNNNNNNNNNNNNNNNNNNNNNNNNNNNNNNNNNNNNNNNNNNNNNNNNNNNNNNNNNNNNNNNNNNNNNNNNNNNNNNNNNNNNNNNNNNNNNNNNNNNNNNNNNNNNNNNNNNNNNNN
Proteins encoded:
- the LOC106311570 gene encoding probable purine permease 10 isoform X3, producing the protein MKGDQELQVIVQQGKELNPTVQDEINQTGVPHSNIYKRWLRVIAYTFFVISGQSVAAILGRVYYDNGGKSKWLATVVQLVGFPVLLPYYLLSIKTHATTHTDSKAASPRNRVLVYVALGVLVGAGCYLYSIGLLYLPVSTFSLICASQLAFNALFSYFLNSQKLTPIILNSLLLLTISSTLLAFNNEESNFKKVTRGQYVTSFICTIGASAGFGLVLSLQQVALRKVLKRQTFSEVMDLIIYVNLVASCVSLVGLFASGEWKTLSSEMDSYKLGKVSYAMNLVWTAISWQVFNVGGTGLIFELSSLFSNAISALGLPVVPVLAVIIFHDKMNGLKVISMILAIWGFMSYVYQHYLDDKNLKKSLGISTEESSAPSEAERSSGQRIQTSAS
- the LOC106311570 gene encoding probable purine permease 9 isoform X2, with product MKGDQELQVIVQQGKEPNPTVQDERNSVGSNHTNIYKRWLRVIIYTFFVISGQSVATILGRLYYDNGGNSKWLATVVQLVGFPVLLPYYLFSIKTHTTTHRDDGKAASHRNRVLVYLALGVLVGGDCYLYSIGLLYLPVSTFSLICASQLAFRAFFSYFLNSQKLTPIILNSLLLLTISSNLLAFNNEESNFKKVTRGQYVTRFICTIGASAGFGLVLSLQQVAFRKVLKRQTFSEVMDMIIYVSLVASCVSLVGLFSSGEWKTLSSEMDRYKLGKVSYVMNLVWTAVIWQVFNIGGTGLIFELSSLFSNAISALGLPVVPVLAVIIFHDKMNGLKVISMILAFWGFMSYVYQHYLDDKNLKKSIGIPTSGSSDSPEAKGSGGQKIQTSA